A genomic region of Halomonas aestuarii contains the following coding sequences:
- a CDS encoding type I glyceraldehyde-3-phosphate dehydrogenase, which yields MALRIAINGYGRIGQCVLRALVEQEAARHGEPAVEIVAINELSDLATIAYLTRYDTTHGRFPGSVEVQGDRLVVNGRAIRVLCEPDPSRLPWGELGIDLVLECSGSFKDRATAQRHLDSGAGRLLFSQPAESDVDATIVTGINDGDLTAACRIVSAASCTTNCLIPVLTVLDEALQIEHGVTTTIHSAMNDQPVIDAYQQTDLRLTRSAMHSIVPVDTGLALGINRLMPHLAGRFECLHVRVPTINVSTMDLSICVRRDTTVDEVNALLREASRGRLSGLLGYTEEPVASVDFNHDPRSGIVDATQTRVAGGHLVKLLCWFDNEWGFASRMLDVTRRLARLPPAPTGAPDR from the coding sequence ATGGCCCTTCGCATCGCCATCAACGGTTACGGCCGCATCGGCCAGTGCGTGCTGCGCGCCCTGGTCGAGCAGGAGGCAGCCCGCCACGGCGAGCCGGCGGTGGAGATCGTGGCGATCAACGAGCTCTCGGACCTCGCCACCATCGCCTACCTGACCCGCTACGACACTACCCACGGTCGCTTCCCCGGCAGCGTCGAGGTCCAGGGCGACCGGCTGGTGGTCAACGGCCGGGCGATCCGGGTGCTCTGCGAGCCCGACCCCTCAAGGCTGCCCTGGGGCGAGCTCGGCATCGACCTGGTGCTCGAGTGCTCCGGCAGCTTCAAGGACCGCGCCACCGCCCAGCGGCACCTCGATTCCGGCGCCGGGCGGCTGCTGTTCTCCCAGCCCGCCGAGAGCGACGTGGACGCCACTATCGTCACCGGCATCAACGACGGCGACCTGACGGCCGCGTGCCGCATCGTCTCCGCGGCCTCCTGCACCACGAACTGCCTGATACCGGTGCTCACCGTGCTGGACGAGGCGCTTCAGATCGAGCACGGCGTCACCACCACCATCCACTCGGCCATGAACGACCAGCCGGTGATCGACGCCTACCAACAGACCGACCTGCGCCTGACCCGCTCGGCGATGCACTCCATCGTGCCGGTGGACACGGGCCTGGCCCTCGGCATCAACCGCCTGATGCCCCACCTGGCCGGACGCTTCGAGTGCCTGCACGTGCGGGTGCCGACCATCAACGTCTCGACCATGGACCTGTCGATCTGCGTGCGCCGCGACACCACGGTGGACGAGGTCAACGCCCTGCTGCGCGAGGCGAGCCGCGGGCGGCTCTCGGGGCTGCTCGGCTACACCGAGGAGCCGGTGGCCTCGGTCGACTTCAACCACGATCCGCGCTCCGGTATCGTGGACGCCACCCAGACCCGGGTGGCCGGCGGCCACCTGGTCAAGCTGCTGTGCTGGTTCGACAACGAGTGGGGCTTTGCCAGCCGCATGCTCGACGTCACCCGGCGGCTGGCCCGCCTTCCCCCGGCCCCGACCGGCGCCCCCGACAGATGA
- the metK gene encoding methionine adenosyltransferase produces MSEYSLFTSESVSEGHPDKIADQISDAVLDAIIARDKNARVACETLVKTGVAIVAGEITTSAWVDLETLVREVITGIGYTSSDVGFDGQTCGVLNLIGKQSVDIAQGVDRRKPEDQGAGDQGLMFGYATNETDSYMPAPIHYAHRLVERQAELRRHGLLPWLRPDAKSQLTFRYDEAGKPCAVDAVVLSTQHDPEIDQEELRLMVRREIIEQVIPAEWLTATTQYHINPTGKFVIGGPVGDCGLTGRKIIVDTYGGMARHGGGAFSGKDPSKVDRSAAYAGRYVAKNLVAAGLADKCEIQVSYAIGVAEPTSVSVNTFGTGRVDDARIIALVREHFDLRPNAITRMLDLLHPMYQLTAAYGHFGREPFEASYRWTDTEGHEHTETFTAFPWEKTDRAAALRQAAGL; encoded by the coding sequence ATGAGCGAATACTCCCTGTTCACCTCCGAGTCCGTGTCCGAAGGGCATCCGGACAAGATCGCCGACCAGATCTCCGATGCGGTGCTCGATGCCATCATCGCCCGGGACAAGAACGCCCGGGTGGCCTGCGAGACGCTGGTCAAGACAGGCGTGGCCATCGTGGCCGGCGAGATCACCACCTCGGCCTGGGTCGACCTCGAGACCCTGGTGCGCGAGGTGATCACCGGCATCGGCTATACCTCCTCGGACGTGGGCTTCGACGGCCAGACCTGCGGCGTGCTCAACCTGATCGGCAAGCAGAGCGTGGACATCGCCCAGGGCGTCGACCGCCGCAAGCCCGAGGACCAGGGAGCCGGCGACCAGGGCCTGATGTTCGGCTACGCCACCAACGAGACCGACTCCTACATGCCGGCGCCGATCCACTATGCCCACCGGCTGGTGGAGCGCCAGGCCGAGCTCCGCCGTCATGGCCTGCTGCCCTGGCTGCGCCCGGACGCCAAGAGCCAGCTCACCTTCCGCTACGACGAGGCCGGCAAGCCCTGCGCCGTGGATGCGGTGGTGCTCTCCACCCAGCATGACCCGGAGATCGACCAGGAGGAGCTGCGCCTGATGGTCCGCCGCGAGATCATCGAGCAGGTGATCCCCGCCGAGTGGCTGACCGCGACCACCCAGTACCACATCAACCCCACCGGCAAGTTCGTGATCGGCGGCCCGGTGGGCGACTGCGGCCTGACCGGGCGCAAGATCATCGTCGACACCTACGGCGGCATGGCCCGCCACGGCGGTGGCGCCTTCTCCGGCAAGGATCCCTCCAAGGTCGACCGCAGCGCCGCCTATGCCGGCCGCTATGTCGCCAAGAACCTGGTCGCCGCGGGGCTCGCCGACAAGTGCGAGATCCAGGTCTCCTACGCCATCGGCGTGGCCGAGCCCACCTCGGTCTCCGTCAACACCTTCGGCACCGGCCGGGTGGATGACGCCCGGATCATCGCGCTGGTACGCGAGCACTTCGACCTGCGGCCCAACGCCATCACCCGCATGCTCGACCTGCTGCACCCCATGTACCAGCTGACCGCGGCCTACGGCCACTTCGGTCGCGAGCCCTTCGAGGCGAGCTACCGCTGGACCGATACCGAGGGCCACGAGCACACCGAGACCTTCACGGCCTTCCCCTGGGAGAAGACCGACCGGGCCGCCGCCCTGCGCCAGGCCGCCGGCCTGTAG
- a CDS encoding class I fructose-bisphosphate aldolase has product MNDITKLLGSEADSLLGHVCRGVPAETIHSPGPDFVDRVMAQSDRRPHVLRNMQTMFDHGRLGGTGYLSILPVDQGIEHSAGASFAPNPRYFDPANIVELAIEGGCNAVASTLGGLASVARRYAHRIPMILKLNHNETLSYPAIFDQTLFAQVEQAFEMGCVAVGATIYFGSHESRRQITEISEAFERAHELGMVTVLWAYLRNPAFKHEGTDYHVAADLTGQANHMAATLKADIVKQKLPETNAGYREIGFGHTHDKVYSDLTSDHPIDLARYQVANCYLGRAGLINSGGGAKGATDLGEAVRTAVINKRAGGMGLISGRKAFQKPMAEGVELLNAIQDVYLSPEVALA; this is encoded by the coding sequence ATGAACGACATCACCAAGCTGCTGGGCAGCGAGGCCGACAGCCTGCTGGGCCACGTCTGCCGCGGCGTGCCCGCCGAGACGATCCATTCCCCGGGCCCGGATTTCGTCGACCGGGTGATGGCCCAGAGCGACCGCCGTCCCCACGTGCTGCGCAACATGCAGACGATGTTCGACCATGGCCGTCTGGGTGGCACCGGTTATCTGAGCATCCTGCCGGTGGACCAGGGCATCGAGCACTCGGCGGGGGCCTCCTTCGCGCCCAACCCCCGCTACTTCGACCCGGCCAACATCGTCGAGCTGGCCATCGAGGGCGGCTGCAACGCCGTGGCCTCGACCCTCGGCGGGCTCGCCTCGGTGGCGCGCCGCTATGCCCACCGGATCCCCATGATCCTCAAGCTCAACCACAACGAGACGCTGAGCTACCCGGCGATCTTCGACCAGACGCTGTTCGCCCAGGTCGAGCAGGCCTTCGAGATGGGCTGCGTGGCCGTGGGGGCGACCATCTACTTCGGCTCCCACGAGAGCCGTCGCCAGATCACGGAGATCAGCGAGGCCTTCGAGCGCGCCCATGAGCTGGGCATGGTCACCGTGCTCTGGGCCTACCTGCGCAACCCGGCCTTCAAGCACGAGGGCACCGACTACCACGTGGCCGCCGACCTCACCGGCCAGGCCAATCACATGGCGGCCACGCTCAAGGCCGACATCGTCAAGCAGAAGCTGCCCGAGACCAACGCCGGCTACCGCGAGATCGGCTTCGGCCATACCCACGACAAGGTCTACAGCGACCTAACCTCGGACCACCCCATCGACCTGGCGCGCTACCAGGTGGCCAACTGCTACCTGGGTCGCGCCGGCCTGATCAACTCCGGCGGCGGCGCCAAGGGCGCCACCGACCTCGGCGAGGCGGTGCGCACGGCGGTGATCAACAAGCGGGCCGGCGGCATGGGGCTGATCTCCGGGCGCAAGGCGTTCCAGAAGCCCATGGCCGAGGGCGTCGAGCTGCTCAACGCCATCCAGGACGTCTACCTGTCCCCGGAGGTGGCCCTCGCCTGA
- the tkt gene encoding transketolase: protein MPSRFELANAIRALSMDAVQKANSGHPGAPMGMADIAEVLWNDYLVHNPADPHWPDRDRFVLSNGHGSMLVYSLLHLTGYDLDLEQLQNFRQLHSKTPGHPEYGYTPGIETTTGPLGQGLANAVGMALAERTLAAQFNRPGHTVVDHHTWCFVGDGCLMEGVSHEVCSLAGTQGLGKLITFYDDNGISIDGEVEGWFTDDTAKRFESYGWHVVPNVDGHKPEEIKAAIELAKSHDDRPSLIICKTIIGFGAPNKQGKEECHGAALGEEEVAAARKQLDWPYPPFHVPEEIYQGWDATEAGQARQDAWQARFDRYAEAFPEEARELQRRLKGELPLELTGEAMVEEAQAKGESVASRKASLACLNELGPQLPELLGGSADLAPSNLTFWKGAQAISPDAPGGNYLHYGVREFGMAAIMNGIALHGGFVPYGATFLIFSEYMRNAVRMAALMKQQAIHVFTHDSIGLGEDGPTHQPIEQLTALRSTPNLATWRPCDAVETAAAWNAALKRRSGPTALVFSRQGLPHQARSKQQLADIQRGGYVLKESILKDEVVTPDLILIATGSEVGLAMEAAAVLEEQGRAVRVVSMPSTDAFDREDAAYREAVLPAGVTARLAIEAGHRDFWYKYVGLNGAIVGMASFGESAPAGDLFKHFGFTVDHVVEQATALLD, encoded by the coding sequence ATGCCGTCCCGTTTCGAACTGGCCAACGCCATACGTGCCCTGTCCATGGACGCCGTCCAGAAGGCCAACTCCGGCCATCCCGGCGCGCCCATGGGCATGGCCGACATCGCCGAGGTGCTGTGGAACGACTACCTCGTCCACAACCCGGCCGACCCGCACTGGCCCGACCGGGACCGCTTCGTGCTCTCCAACGGCCACGGCTCGATGCTGGTCTACTCCCTGCTGCACCTCACCGGCTACGACCTGGACCTCGAGCAGCTGCAGAACTTCCGCCAGCTGCACTCCAAGACCCCCGGCCACCCGGAGTACGGCTACACGCCGGGCATCGAGACCACCACCGGCCCGCTGGGCCAGGGCCTGGCCAACGCCGTGGGCATGGCCCTGGCCGAGCGCACCCTGGCGGCGCAGTTCAACCGTCCCGGCCATACCGTCGTCGATCACCACACCTGGTGTTTTGTCGGCGACGGCTGCCTGATGGAGGGGGTCTCCCACGAGGTCTGCTCGCTGGCCGGCACCCAGGGCCTGGGCAAGCTGATCACCTTCTATGACGACAACGGCATCTCCATCGACGGCGAGGTGGAAGGCTGGTTCACCGACGACACCGCCAAGCGCTTCGAGAGCTATGGCTGGCACGTGGTGCCCAACGTCGACGGCCACAAGCCCGAGGAGATCAAGGCCGCCATCGAGCTGGCGAAGAGCCACGACGACAGGCCCAGCCTGATCATCTGCAAGACCATCATCGGCTTCGGCGCCCCCAACAAGCAGGGCAAGGAGGAGTGCCACGGCGCGGCGCTGGGCGAGGAGGAAGTCGCCGCCGCCCGCAAGCAGCTTGACTGGCCCTACCCGCCCTTCCACGTGCCCGAGGAGATCTACCAGGGCTGGGACGCCACCGAGGCCGGCCAGGCCCGCCAGGACGCCTGGCAGGCGCGGTTCGACCGCTACGCCGAGGCCTTCCCCGAGGAGGCCAGGGAGTTGCAGCGCCGTCTCAAGGGCGAGCTGCCGCTGGAGCTGACCGGCGAGGCGATGGTCGAGGAGGCCCAGGCGAAGGGCGAGAGCGTCGCCAGCCGCAAGGCGTCCCTGGCCTGCCTCAACGAGCTCGGCCCCCAGCTGCCGGAGCTGCTCGGCGGCAGTGCCGACCTGGCCCCCTCCAACCTGACCTTCTGGAAGGGCGCCCAGGCGATCAGCCCCGACGCGCCCGGCGGCAACTACCTGCACTACGGCGTGCGGGAGTTCGGCATGGCCGCCATCATGAACGGCATCGCCCTGCATGGCGGCTTCGTGCCCTACGGCGCGACCTTCCTGATCTTCTCGGAATACATGCGCAACGCCGTGCGCATGGCCGCGCTGATGAAGCAGCAGGCCATCCACGTGTTCACCCATGACTCCATCGGCCTGGGCGAGGACGGCCCGACCCACCAGCCGATCGAGCAGCTGACCGCCCTGCGCTCCACGCCCAACCTCGCCACATGGCGCCCCTGCGACGCCGTGGAGACCGCCGCGGCCTGGAATGCCGCCCTCAAGCGCCGCTCCGGCCCCACCGCCCTGGTCTTCTCCCGCCAGGGCCTGCCCCACCAGGCGCGCAGCAAGCAGCAGCTGGCCGACATCCAGCGCGGTGGTTATGTACTGAAAGAGAGCATCCTCAAGGACGAGGTGGTGACACCTGACCTTATCCTGATCGCCACCGGCTCCGAGGTCGGCCTGGCCATGGAGGCCGCCGCGGTGCTCGAGGAGCAGGGACGCGCGGTGCGCGTGGTCTCCATGCCCTCCACCGATGCCTTCGACCGCGAGGACGCCGCCTACCGCGAGGCCGTGCTGCCCGCCGGCGTCACCGCGCGTCTGGCCATCGAGGCCGGCCACCGCGACTTCTGGTACAAGTACGTGGGCCTGAACGGCGCCATCGTCGGCATGGCCAGCTTCGGCGAGTCCGCCCCGGCCGGCGACCTGTTCAAGCACTTCGGCTTCACCGTGGACCACGTGGTCGAGCAGGCCACGGCCCTGCTGGACTGA